The following proteins are encoded in a genomic region of Sneathiella marina:
- a CDS encoding shikimate kinase — MSKQRDDKVMSKTTGLDPAEDLDHRSIVLVGLMGAGKSSVGRRLATELGLPFKDADTEIEKASNLSVAEFFERHGEEAFRKGERQVIARLLTGPRQVLATGGGAYMDEDTRTLIAEKGISVWLRAELDVLYKRCMKRNNRPLLKKGNPRKILKDLMDERYPIYGLADLTADSGEGPHEIVVGKIVSALASLPKHNRTASDQ; from the coding sequence ATGAGTAAGCAACGTGACGACAAGGTCATGTCAAAAACTACCGGCCTAGACCCGGCGGAAGACCTGGATCACAGGTCTATCGTTCTTGTCGGATTGATGGGCGCGGGCAAAAGCTCTGTTGGCCGTCGTCTGGCCACCGAACTGGGATTACCTTTTAAGGATGCTGATACTGAAATAGAAAAAGCGTCTAACCTGTCCGTGGCCGAGTTTTTTGAACGACATGGTGAAGAAGCGTTTCGAAAAGGCGAACGGCAAGTCATAGCACGCCTTCTGACTGGCCCGCGCCAGGTACTGGCCACAGGCGGAGGGGCCTATATGGACGAAGATACCCGCACCCTTATTGCGGAAAAAGGGATTTCCGTATGGTTGCGCGCCGAACTGGACGTTCTGTACAAGCGCTGCATGAAACGAAATAATCGCCCGCTCTTGAAAAAAGGCAATCCGAGAAAAATTCTCAAAGACCTGATGGATGAAAGATATCCCATTTATGGCCTGGCCGATCTTACGGCAGACAGCGGCGAAGGACCCCATGAAATTGTGGTGGGGAAAATAGTATCGGCTCTCGCGTCTCTGCCGAAACACAATCGGACGGCAAGCGATCAATAA